From the Periophthalmus magnuspinnatus isolate fPerMag1 chromosome 1, fPerMag1.2.pri, whole genome shotgun sequence genome, one window contains:
- the acox1 gene encoding peroxisomal acyl-coenzyme A oxidase 1 isoform X2 codes for MNPDIVKERQNASFDVQKLTYILDGGPEKTKRRREIESLVLNDPDFDEEDPNFLSRSERYEQAVRKSAQMILKLREYGISDPAEINCYKRTVHLGRSEPLDLHLGMFLPTLLNQATPEQMDRFFMPAWNLEIIGTYAQTEMGHGTHLRGLETTATFDPTTQEFVLNSPTVTSIKWWPGALGKTSNHAVVLAQLYTRGKCHGLHAFIVQLRHMDTHEPLPGILVGDIGPKFGFSEVDNGFLKLDHVRIPRENMLMKHAKVEPDGRYVKPASAKLTYGTMVFIRSLLVGLSALVMAKSCTIAIRYSAVRHQSEIRSGEPEPQILDYQTQQYKLFPLLATAYAFSFVGQYMTETYYRISGDINQGDLSELPELHAVSAGLKAFTTWTTNTGIEVCRMSCGGHGYSRSSALPDLYAEFTPTCTYEGENTVMMLQTARYLVKSYRQAKAGEQLRGIMSYLNDMEQRHVRAHPASARPALVDINDLSDLVESYKLRAATLVESAAKSIQQELQKRRSHEDAWNNSAIDLVKASDAHCHYMVVKLFTDKLSEIGDPDINLVLTTLAQLYALHGIALNSGDFLQAGLLTVPQMQQIPVRIKELLCLIRPNAVALVDAFDFPDKVLSSVLGRYDGNVYENLFEWARRSPLNATEVHESFHKYLKPLRELKPQSKL; via the exons ATGAACCCGGACATTGTTAAAGAGCGGCAGAATGCTTCTTTTGACGTCCAGAAACTCACTTATATTTTGGATGGTGGGCCCGAAAAGACCAAAAGAAGACGTGAAATCG AGTCACTGGTCTTAAATGATCCAGACTTTGATGAAGAGGACCCAAACTTTCTGTCTCGCAGTGAGCGTTATGAACAGGCTGTAAGAAAGAGTGCTCAAATGATCTTGAAGCTTAGAGAATATGGCATTTCAGATCCAGCGGAGATAAACTGCTACAAGAG GACAGTGCATCTCGGGAGGTCAGAGCCGTTGGATCTTCATTTGGGGATGTTCCTGCCCACATTGCTCAACCAGGCTACACCAGAGCAAATGGATCGATTCTTCATGCCTGCTTGGAATCTAGAGATCATCGGCACCTATGCTCAGACTGAGATGGGCCACG GTACTCACCTGAGGGGCCTTGAAACCACTGCCACTTTTGACCCAACAACACAAGAGTTTGTCTTAAACAGTCCCACTGTGACCTCCATCAAATGGTGGCCCGGAGCGC TTGGAAAGACATCAAACCACGCTGTTGTTTTAGCACAGCTTTATACTCGGGGAAAGTGCCACGGTCTGCATGCCTTCATAGTACAGCTCCGACACATGGACACGCATGAACCTCTTCCAG GTATTTTGGTTGGTGATATTGGCCCCAAGTTTGGCTTTAGTGAAGTTGACAATGGATTCTTAAAACTGGATCATGTTCGGATTCCACGAGAAAACATGCTGATGAAACATGCAAAG GTGGAGCCAGATGGTCGCTATGTGAAGCCCGCCAGTGCCAAGCTCACCTATGGCACAATGGTGTTCATTCGCTCCTTGCTTGTTGGTCTGTCTGCTTTGGTTATGGCAAAGTCCTGTACAATTGCTATTCGCTACAGCGCCGTCCGTCATCAGTCTGAAATTCGTTCCGG AGAGCCTGAACCCCAGATCCTCGACTACCAAACACAACAGTACAAGCTGTTTCCTTTGCTGGCTACAGCCTATGCATTCTCCTTTGTGGGTCAGTACATGACAGAAACGTATTACCGCATCAGTGGAGACATCAACCAGGGAGACCTTAGTGAATTACCAGAG CTCCATGCTGTCTCTGCTGGACTTAAGGCCTTCACCACTTGGACGACTAACACTGGCATTGAAGTGTGCCGCATGTCCTGTGGTGGGCATGGGTACTCCCGCAGCAGCGCCTTGCCTGACTTGTATGCTGAATTCACTCCCACATGCACATATGAAGGGGAGAACACTGTTATGATGTTGCAAACTGCGAG ATACCTGGTCAAAAGCTACAGGCAGGCCAAAGCTGGTGAGCAGTTGAGAGGCATAATGTCATACCTGAATGACATGGAGCAGCGTCATGTCCGAGCCCATCCGGCCTCTGCCAGGCCAGCTTTAGTGGATATCAATGACCTGAGTGACCTTGTGGAAAGCTATAAACTACGAGCTGCAAC actTGTTGAGTCGGCTGCCAAAAGCATCCAGCAGGAGTTACAGAAGAGGAGAAGTCATGAAGACGCTTGGAACAACAGTGCTATCGACTTAGTCAAAGCCTCAGAT GCCCATTGTCACTATATGGTAGTGAAGCTCTTCACAGACAAGCTGAGTGAAATCGGGGACCCAGACATAAACTTGGTGCTGACGACTCTGGCTCAGCTGTATGCTCTGCATGGCATCGCGCTAAACTCTGGAGACTTCTTGCAG GCTGGACTGCTGACTGTGCCTCAGATGCAGCAGATCCCTGTGCGTATTAAAGAGCTACTGTGTCTGATCAGACCCAACGCTGTTGCACTAGTGGATGCCTTTGATTTCCCAGACAAAGTGCTTTCTTCTGTCCTGGGGCGATATGACGGGAATGTTTATGAGAACCTGTTTGAGTGGGCTCGGAGGTCACCGCTCAACGCCACAGAG GTCCATGAGTCCTTTCACAAGTACCTCAAGCCTCTGCGGGAGTTGAAGCCTCAATCCAAGCTCTGA
- the acox1 gene encoding peroxisomal acyl-coenzyme A oxidase 1 isoform X1, whose translation MNPDIVKERQNASFDVQKLTYILDGGPEKTKRRREIESLVLNDPDFDEEDPNFLSRSERYEQAVRKSAQMILKLREYGISDPAEINCYKSVVRGNFHESLGLHYVMFLPTLYSQCDQEQSKKWLPLATSFEVLGTYAQTELGHGTHLRGLETTATFDPTTQEFVLNSPTVTSIKWWPGALGKTSNHAVVLAQLYTRGKCHGLHAFIVQLRHMDTHEPLPGILVGDIGPKFGFSEVDNGFLKLDHVRIPRENMLMKHAKVEPDGRYVKPASAKLTYGTMVFIRSLLVGLSALVMAKSCTIAIRYSAVRHQSEIRSGEPEPQILDYQTQQYKLFPLLATAYAFSFVGQYMTETYYRISGDINQGDLSELPELHAVSAGLKAFTTWTTNTGIEVCRMSCGGHGYSRSSALPDLYAEFTPTCTYEGENTVMMLQTARYLVKSYRQAKAGEQLRGIMSYLNDMEQRHVRAHPASARPALVDINDLSDLVESYKLRAATLVESAAKSIQQELQKRRSHEDAWNNSAIDLVKASDAHCHYMVVKLFTDKLSEIGDPDINLVLTTLAQLYALHGIALNSGDFLQAGLLTVPQMQQIPVRIKELLCLIRPNAVALVDAFDFPDKVLSSVLGRYDGNVYENLFEWARRSPLNATEVHESFHKYLKPLRELKPQSKL comes from the exons ATGAACCCGGACATTGTTAAAGAGCGGCAGAATGCTTCTTTTGACGTCCAGAAACTCACTTATATTTTGGATGGTGGGCCCGAAAAGACCAAAAGAAGACGTGAAATCG AGTCACTGGTCTTAAATGATCCAGACTTTGATGAAGAGGACCCAAACTTTCTGTCTCGCAGTGAGCGTTATGAACAGGCTGTAAGAAAGAGTGCTCAAATGATCTTGAAGCTTAGAGAATATGGCATTTCAGATCCAGCGGAGATAAACTGCTACAAGAG TGTGGTTAGAGGCAACTTCCATGAGTCCCTGGGTCTGCATTATGTCATGTTCCTTCCCACCCTGTACAGCCAGTGTGACCAAGAGCAGTCCAAGAAGTGGTTACCTCTGGCCACGTCCTTCGAAGTTCTGGGCACCTATGCCCAAACCGAGCTGGGCCATG GTACTCACCTGAGGGGCCTTGAAACCACTGCCACTTTTGACCCAACAACACAAGAGTTTGTCTTAAACAGTCCCACTGTGACCTCCATCAAATGGTGGCCCGGAGCGC TTGGAAAGACATCAAACCACGCTGTTGTTTTAGCACAGCTTTATACTCGGGGAAAGTGCCACGGTCTGCATGCCTTCATAGTACAGCTCCGACACATGGACACGCATGAACCTCTTCCAG GTATTTTGGTTGGTGATATTGGCCCCAAGTTTGGCTTTAGTGAAGTTGACAATGGATTCTTAAAACTGGATCATGTTCGGATTCCACGAGAAAACATGCTGATGAAACATGCAAAG GTGGAGCCAGATGGTCGCTATGTGAAGCCCGCCAGTGCCAAGCTCACCTATGGCACAATGGTGTTCATTCGCTCCTTGCTTGTTGGTCTGTCTGCTTTGGTTATGGCAAAGTCCTGTACAATTGCTATTCGCTACAGCGCCGTCCGTCATCAGTCTGAAATTCGTTCCGG AGAGCCTGAACCCCAGATCCTCGACTACCAAACACAACAGTACAAGCTGTTTCCTTTGCTGGCTACAGCCTATGCATTCTCCTTTGTGGGTCAGTACATGACAGAAACGTATTACCGCATCAGTGGAGACATCAACCAGGGAGACCTTAGTGAATTACCAGAG CTCCATGCTGTCTCTGCTGGACTTAAGGCCTTCACCACTTGGACGACTAACACTGGCATTGAAGTGTGCCGCATGTCCTGTGGTGGGCATGGGTACTCCCGCAGCAGCGCCTTGCCTGACTTGTATGCTGAATTCACTCCCACATGCACATATGAAGGGGAGAACACTGTTATGATGTTGCAAACTGCGAG ATACCTGGTCAAAAGCTACAGGCAGGCCAAAGCTGGTGAGCAGTTGAGAGGCATAATGTCATACCTGAATGACATGGAGCAGCGTCATGTCCGAGCCCATCCGGCCTCTGCCAGGCCAGCTTTAGTGGATATCAATGACCTGAGTGACCTTGTGGAAAGCTATAAACTACGAGCTGCAAC actTGTTGAGTCGGCTGCCAAAAGCATCCAGCAGGAGTTACAGAAGAGGAGAAGTCATGAAGACGCTTGGAACAACAGTGCTATCGACTTAGTCAAAGCCTCAGAT GCCCATTGTCACTATATGGTAGTGAAGCTCTTCACAGACAAGCTGAGTGAAATCGGGGACCCAGACATAAACTTGGTGCTGACGACTCTGGCTCAGCTGTATGCTCTGCATGGCATCGCGCTAAACTCTGGAGACTTCTTGCAG GCTGGACTGCTGACTGTGCCTCAGATGCAGCAGATCCCTGTGCGTATTAAAGAGCTACTGTGTCTGATCAGACCCAACGCTGTTGCACTAGTGGATGCCTTTGATTTCCCAGACAAAGTGCTTTCTTCTGTCCTGGGGCGATATGACGGGAATGTTTATGAGAACCTGTTTGAGTGGGCTCGGAGGTCACCGCTCAACGCCACAGAG GTCCATGAGTCCTTTCACAAGTACCTCAAGCCTCTGCGGGAGTTGAAGCCTCAATCCAAGCTCTGA